The DNA sequence gATACTTCTAGGATTCTATGTTGTCTTGGAATTCCTAAACTAGCTTTCCTGAGGTGCAAGCATATCTACACCTATGCTATACCTGTGTTGTACCAGTAGGAAAATGAACTGTTTCCCTCTGGCCTCCTGGGCTTCCCTGGGGAATGTCACCTGATCCCCTACCATGCGAGGGACTGCCTTTGGTCTCTGATCTCTGGTCTGCAGCAGTCACACCGCCAGCCCCTTCCCCCAGTTTCCATCCCATCGGGACTGGTTATTAAATCATTAATTATTCATCATTATTCTAATCATTATTTACCATTCCCAGGGCCGCAGTGCCTGCTCCGTGGAATACAGAATGGGAGTTTGCATGCACCACCCCCTCTAAAACCACCCTGATGCCTGGCACACGCCGAGTCTACCTACTCGGTGCCACAAGAAGGAAGACACCAAGCTCTGCTCACACTCTGGCATTCCacagtcacagagacagacacttggACCCTGTGGACACTCATTCCCTTACAAACACTATCAACCCCATAAAGACTTGCATAGCCTGGCAACTCCCTTTCCCCACGCTCCAGTGGGAGGGCTTGCTAGGAACAGACCCcgaaactgaagcagaaggtgGGCTGGGTGGTGTCCTCTTGGGGTCTAGGAGCTTTTCAGCCATATAGCAGGGCTCAGGGCTTTAAGGCTTAAGGGATCCTGAGTAGTAGGCCTGATGCACCAGGGCCCCACCCCTTCCATGGAACATTCAAAGGTCACTGTTCAGTCCAAACCTTCTTCAGCCTGCAGAAGAGAGGCAGCTCTCTCCGCCCAGCCCTATGGTGTCTTGCTtgttcaaacatgtgagtcttTTGGGGAGCTATCCCCTCAAATCTTAGGTGGCAATGCTTTTTGACTACCCACTTGTGCAACACCTAGAGGAACCTGAGAGGTTTCCAGGGTGGGTGTAGGCCCCGAAGATCAGgcctcccttcttcctgtccatTGTCTCTTAGCTTTTCCAAACCCAAATCCAAACTGGTTTACTCCACCACTCATATAGCCCCTGAGCCAGAGACCCTTGTCCACATCTGCCTACACACTCAGTGTTAGCTGAGGGCAAAGCTTGGTCTAGGTTTGGCCCCAGGTCCTGGGGATAAACAAATAAGATCTAGCAAAGAGACCAGTTAgtgttttctcttccccttttcccaaccctttcacttttctttgaaAATCCAAGCTGAATGACTTCACCTGGGGGGAGATTGCCACTACCCCAAACAAGAGATTCCATTTTATTCCCTGAAATCAGGTTCTCTAATAGCTTGTTCCATGCCAGGCCCTGGAAACTCATTGACTGAGAAGACCGCCCCAATAGAGAGGGCAGctcaaggaagaaagagagaaaaagctaAGGGGTGGGGAAGGCGCCATGGACATTTGATTTGGCAGGCTACAGTCGTAGGTTGGAGCGTGAGGTTGGGGGTCTTAGAATCCTGAGTTCTAGTTCTGACCTCAGCCTACTGTCCTGTGAGACTTTCGCCAGGTGATTTTCTCTTCCAGACCCCCAATTCCTCCTCTTTGACTAAATTAAGTGACATTAGAAGTTTGGTAGCCTTGGCAGTCTTGGATACCCTGATAGTGTTTCAGGGGAGGAGCTGGATTGTAAACTGAGAGCAGGGAGTTTTAGGAAGTCATTAACACAATCTGGGGCTAAGTAGAGGGGCAACCTCACCTGTCCATTCTTCATCAGATCGGCCCACATGCTAGTACCGTCACCACCTCGCATGAGCACATGGTAAGCGAAGAAATAGACTCCTGGCATGGGACATGTGAACTTGCCGCTGGCTGCCTCGTAAGCGTTGCCCACGTTGGTCACCACGTCGTCAAAGCGCAACACTTCATAACCCTCGTGAGGCCGCCTTAGACCCGCGTAGAAGGCGATTCGGGGTACATAGCCGGCAGGGGGCGCTGCCCCTCCAGGGCCTGGGCCAGGAGGACCTGGGGGACCTGGCCTGCCTGGCTCTCCAGGGGGCCCTCTGGGACCTGGGGGTCCTGGTGGCCCCCGCAGGCCTGCCTTCCCTCGCCGCCCCACCTCTCCCTTGGCACCTGGAGGTAAGGAAGGCACCGAGGCGGGCGCGCCGTCGGGGCCTTGGCCTCGGGATGCGTGAGGGTCACACACCATGCGACAGCGACCTAGCATCTCATAGTGTGTAGGTCCGCGAGAGCTGTGCACCAGTAGCGGGATGgctaccagcagcagcagcaccatggCCACCCCGACGGCTGCGCCCGCCACCCGCTTGCGGCGGCTCAGCCGTGACGCGGCCAGGGCCAGCAAATCCTCCTCACTTTTGGGCGCAATGGTGGCGGGGGCCCGGGGCTCTCCGCGGGCTCGGGCCCCGGTCTGGATCTCCCGACGGCTGTGCCGGACCACCTTGCCGCGGCGAATTCCTCCTGTGACAGCAGTGCTGTTCCCCAAACCGCCTGTCAAGGTGGCGATCTCCCCGTGAGCTGGGCCAAGGACAGCCCTTGAGGGTTCAGAACCAGTCTGATATTACCCTCGGGTGCAGTTCTAACGATCCAGGGCGCCTGAGACCTGCAGCTTCTTGGACGGCTGGTTTCTCACAGGTCTAAGTTGCTTTCTTGCGAACAGCAGTGCCTGGCTCCCAGGCTCCCCTTGCTGATTTCTCCCAGCTAGACCGGGGA is a window from the Mus pahari chromosome 17, PAHARI_EIJ_v1.1, whole genome shotgun sequence genome containing:
- the C1ql4 gene encoding complement C1q-like protein 4, whose amino-acid sequence is MVLLLLVAIPLLVHSSRGPTHYEMLGRCRMVCDPHASRGQGPDGAPASVPSLPPGAKGEVGRRGKAGLRGPPGPPGPRGPPGEPGRPGPPGPPGPGPGGAAPPAGYVPRIAFYAGLRRPHEGYEVLRFDDVVTNVGNAYEAASGKFTCPMPGVYFFAYHVLMRGGDGTSMWADLMKNGQVRASAIAQDADQNYDYASNSVILHLDVGDEVFIKLDGGKVHGGNTNKYSTFSGFIIYPD